The following proteins come from a genomic window of Frankia casuarinae:
- a CDS encoding MFS transporter: MNLGSTVVNSLRRLRASVRGNDADRSGLSSLTELSFVNAAGDALVTVALAGSLFFAVPSGEARSKVALYLLVTMVPFALLAPVIGPLLDRVAYGRRTALAAICLGRGLLAWQLAGALDGLAVYPLALGLLVLSRGFGVARSAVIPRVAPAELTLVTINSRISLVNIVAGAVVAPVGLGIANIPFVGYPWVLRICALVYMAGVLLAFNLPGHVDSAAGEQPLRGPLPSSVARRGVGARIRAFLGTLPVALRAALVLRSLVGFLTFYLAFLLRTNGGNNLWLGGLAVCAGAGSGLGVFIGGRLGRRRPEGILMLALVLAAGGCLGAAITYTKFTSLVAALLASMAGSMGKLALDAIIQRDIPETTRNSAFARSETGLQLAWVAGGGLGLIEMPGTVGFAVAAAAMGITLFVEAGALRRSRLAARTQFRADTRNRPPAHNDPDTTKPLGHPGVPPQAPMPPPIPMPTPTPMPTPTPMPTPTPMPPSAHATASTPLPPADPWRQAPLPIPATLQDPTGPTRPDRRRTARGLRWRRRN; encoded by the coding sequence GTGAACCTGGGCAGCACAGTGGTGAACAGCCTGCGCCGGCTGCGGGCGAGTGTGCGCGGCAATGACGCCGACCGGTCGGGGCTGTCGTCGCTGACGGAGCTGTCGTTCGTCAACGCCGCCGGGGACGCGCTGGTGACCGTCGCGTTGGCGGGTTCGCTGTTCTTCGCCGTCCCGTCCGGCGAGGCCCGGTCGAAGGTCGCCCTCTACCTACTGGTCACCATGGTGCCGTTCGCCCTGCTGGCGCCGGTCATCGGTCCACTGCTGGACCGGGTGGCCTACGGTCGGCGGACGGCGCTCGCCGCCATCTGCCTGGGCCGCGGGCTGCTGGCGTGGCAGCTCGCGGGGGCACTCGACGGGCTGGCCGTCTACCCCCTCGCGCTCGGCCTGCTCGTGCTCTCCCGCGGGTTCGGCGTCGCGCGCAGCGCCGTCATTCCCCGGGTGGCCCCGGCGGAACTCACGCTCGTCACGATCAACTCACGGATCTCGCTGGTAAACATCGTCGCCGGGGCGGTCGTGGCACCCGTCGGGCTGGGCATCGCCAACATCCCTTTCGTCGGCTATCCCTGGGTGTTGCGAATCTGTGCCCTCGTCTACATGGCCGGGGTCCTACTGGCGTTCAACCTGCCCGGGCACGTCGACTCCGCCGCCGGTGAGCAGCCGCTGCGCGGCCCGCTTCCCTCAAGCGTGGCCCGGCGCGGCGTCGGGGCGCGGATCCGGGCGTTCCTCGGCACGCTGCCGGTGGCGCTGCGCGCCGCCCTGGTGCTACGCAGTCTGGTCGGCTTCCTGACGTTCTATCTGGCGTTCCTCCTGCGCACCAACGGCGGGAACAACCTGTGGCTGGGCGGGCTCGCGGTCTGCGCGGGCGCCGGCAGCGGCCTGGGAGTCTTCATCGGCGGCCGGCTCGGCCGGCGCCGTCCCGAGGGCATCCTCATGCTCGCGCTGGTGTTGGCGGCAGGGGGATGCCTCGGTGCGGCGATCACCTACACCAAGTTCACCTCGCTGGTCGCCGCGCTGCTGGCGTCCATGGCGGGGTCGATGGGGAAGCTGGCGCTGGACGCGATCATCCAGCGGGACATCCCGGAGACCACCCGCAACTCCGCGTTCGCCCGCTCTGAGACCGGTCTGCAGCTGGCCTGGGTCGCCGGCGGGGGCCTCGGACTGATCGAGATGCCCGGGACGGTCGGCTTCGCGGTGGCCGCGGCGGCGATGGGGATCACGTTGTTCGTGGAGGCCGGCGCGCTGCGTCGGTCCCGGCTGGCCGCCCGCACCCAGTTCCGCGCGGACACCCGCAACCGCCCACCCGCCCACAACGATCCGGACACAACGAAACCACTCGGTCACCCAGGGGTTCCCCCGCAGGCACCCATGCCCCCGCCGATACCGATGCCCACACCGACACCCATGCCCACACCGACACCCATGCCCACACCGACACCCATGCCCCCGTCGGCCCACGCGACCGCGTCAACGCCGCTGCCACCGGCCGACCCGTGGCGGCAGGCCCCACTCCCCATTCCGGCGACGCTCCAGGATCCGACCGGTCCGACCCGGCCTGACCGCCGACGAACGGCCCGCGGCCTCCGATGGCGGCGCCGGAACTGA
- the mqnB gene encoding futalosine hydrolase: MSRTLIVTAVTAEADAVCAGLMGSWSSGRTRTPVGPGSLVSPEWDRQLLTTSTLGPYVGRRRGPVTVLAAGTGGPAAAAGTAVALSVASAAGQPFSLVVAMGIGGGFRGWAEIGDIVLADRIVAADLGAESGLDEEPPAPPIGRISEMDRNLGFHSNGAPAPRGGLAHSSNPAGSFLSLEDLGLGSSTVVPDPDLVHRLGTVLDVTGRRIVTGSVISVSTVTGTERRATALTERLDPVAESMEGYAVGVAARAFGVPVVEIRTISNTVGRRDRSGWNLPVALASLRTAAAALVTHPDGLVTAAPVATANDVSTTIPAGHPGARGHHGNSGHHGTGEH; encoded by the coding sequence GTGAGCCGTACCCTGATCGTGACCGCGGTGACCGCCGAAGCGGACGCGGTGTGTGCCGGCCTGATGGGCAGCTGGTCGAGCGGTCGGACCAGAACCCCCGTCGGACCGGGCAGCCTGGTGTCCCCCGAATGGGACCGCCAGCTTCTCACCACCTCCACCCTGGGCCCCTACGTGGGCCGGCGACGCGGACCGGTGACGGTGCTCGCGGCGGGCACCGGCGGCCCGGCCGCGGCGGCGGGCACCGCGGTGGCATTGTCGGTGGCGAGCGCGGCGGGGCAGCCGTTCAGCCTGGTGGTGGCGATGGGGATCGGCGGTGGGTTCCGCGGCTGGGCGGAGATCGGGGACATCGTCCTCGCCGATCGCATCGTCGCCGCCGACCTCGGCGCGGAGTCCGGCCTTGACGAGGAACCGCCCGCTCCGCCGATCGGCCGCATCAGCGAGATGGACCGCAATCTCGGGTTCCACAGCAACGGCGCGCCGGCACCCCGCGGCGGCCTCGCCCACTCGTCGAACCCCGCGGGGTCGTTCCTGAGCCTGGAGGATCTCGGGCTCGGTTCGTCCACGGTGGTCCCGGATCCGGACCTCGTCCACCGCCTGGGCACGGTGCTCGACGTCACCGGTCGGCGGATCGTCACGGGTAGCGTGATCAGCGTGTCGACGGTGACGGGCACCGAGCGTCGGGCCACGGCGCTGACCGAGCGGCTGGACCCGGTGGCGGAGTCGATGGAGGGGTACGCCGTCGGGGTGGCCGCCCGGGCCTTCGGCGTCCCGGTGGTGGAGATCCGTACCATCAGCAACACGGTCGGGCGCCGGGACCGGTCCGGCTGGAACCTGCCGGTCGCGCTGGCCAGCCTCCGCACGGCCGCCGCGGCACTCGTCACCCACCCGGACGGCCTGGTGACGGCCGCACCGGTGGCCACCGCGAACGACGTCTCCACCACGATCCCGGCCGGGCACCCGGGTGCCCGCGGCCACCACGGGAACAGCGGCCACCACGGGACGGGAGAGCACTGA